In one window of Mercurialis annua linkage group LG4, ddMerAnnu1.2, whole genome shotgun sequence DNA:
- the LOC126679133 gene encoding polygalacturonase, which translates to MNMTMSFFFIILFAQHISLSFATTNYNVLNYGAKPNGLTDSTEAFLNAWAAACGSTGSSMIYVPKGRYLLGSMSFKGSCKSTYITIRIDGTLVAPGDYQILGKASHWLSFEGVSGVSIVGGALDAKGSNLWACKAKNTNCPTGATTLMFTNSNNIKINGLLSLNSQMFHIGFNGCRDVNVKAVKVIASGDSPNTDGIHVQYSDNVVIMNSVIKTGDDCISIGPGAKNLWIEGIRCGPGHGISIGSLGWEKEEEGVKNVTVKRSIFRDTTNGFRIKSWARQSSGFVEGVRFMDAIMHNVQYPIIIDQHYCPHSLNCPTEVSGIKISDITYQGIRGTSATAVAIKLDCSANFPCKGIQLKNVNLTHLHQVAQSSCANVLGNSIGLVQPDGCL; encoded by the exons ATGAACATGACGATgagtttcttcttcatcattctATTTGCTCAGCACATTAGCTTATCATTTGCCACAACAAACTATAACGTGTTAAATTATGGAGCCAAACCAAATGGCTTGACTGATTCGACCGAGGCCTTTCTCAATGCATGGGCTGCAGCTTGTGGTTCCACTGGTTCGTCCATGATTTACGTACCTAAAGGAAGATATCTACTTGGCTCCATGTCTTTTAAAGGTTCCTGCAAAAGCACTTACATCACCATTAGAATAGATGGCACTTTAGTGGCACCTGGTGACTATCAAATCTTAGGCAAAGCTAGCCACTGGCTTAGTTTTGAAGGAGTTAGCGGCGTTTCCATTGTTGGTGGAGCACTTGATGCTAAGGGATCCAATCTCTGGGCTTGCAAGGCTAAAAACACCAACTGCCCTACTGGTGCTACG ACACTGATGTTTACAAACTCAAACAACATAAAGATCAATGGGTTACTGTCATTAAACAGCCAAATGTTCCATATTGGCTTCAATGGGTGTCGAGATGTGAATGTTAAAGCTGTCAAAGTAATAGCTTCAGGAGATAGTCCCAACACAGATGGCATTCATGTCCAATACTCCGACAACGTTGTCATAATGAATTCCGTAATTAAAACAGGCGATGACTGCATTTCCATAGGCCCCGGTGCAAAGAATCTATGGATCGAAGGAATCAGATGTGGCCCCGGTCACGGTATTAG CATAGGAAGCTTAGGATgggaaaaggaagaagaaggggTGAAAAATGTGACAGTAAAAAGAAGCATATTTAGAGATACAACAAATGGATTTAGAATAAAGTCATGGGCCAGACAGAGCAGTGGTTTTGTAGAAGGAGTTCGATTCATGGACGCTATTATGCATAACGTTCAATATCCTATAATTATAGACCAACATTATTGTCCTCACAGTTTAAACTGTCCCACAGAG GTGTCTGGCATTAAAATTAGTGATATAACATATCAAGGAATCAGAGGAACATCGGCTACAGCAGTTGCTATAAAGTTGGATTGCAGTGCCAACTTCCCATGCAAAGGAATCCAATTAAAGAATGTGAATTTGACACATTTACATCAAGTAGCTCAATCATCTTGTGCTAATGTACTCGGAAATTCAATTGGTCTTGTTCAACCTGATGGTTGTTTGTAA
- the LOC126678840 gene encoding light-harvesting complex-like protein 3 isotype 1, chloroplastic yields the protein MSISMALFSPPPPTQFLRSFSPKPQLFTTKPTFLLAPTNPPLLFSPPKVSADNGAGVSPASVEEEPKVAEPAPAAAAVETSLGSNGAVKGEEVKVETKFVDAKWIGGTWDLQQFQKDGSTDWDAVIDAEVRRRKWLESTPETSSNDDPVVFDTSIIPWWAWMKRFHLPEAELLNGRAAMVGFFMAYFVDSLTGVGLVDQMGNFFCKTLLFIAVAGVLVIRKNEDIETIKKLVEETTFYDKQWQATWQDETPGSSKK from the exons ATGTCCATTTCCATGGCTTTGTTCTCTCCGCCACCGCCTACTCAATTCCTCCGCTCATTTTCCCCAAAACCCCAACTCTTCACCACCAAGCCAACTTTCTTACTCGCACCCACTAACCCACCCCTTCTTTTCTCTCCTCCAAAAGTTTCTGCAGACAACGGTGCTGGTGTTTCACCAGCTTCTGTAGAGGAGGAGCCGAAGGTCGCTGAGCCAGCTCCAGCCGCCGCTGCCGTGGAGACCTCTCTGGGGAGTAATGGGGCTGTGAAGGGTGAGGAAGTGAAGGTGGAAACTAAATTTGTAGACGCTAAATGGATTGGTGGGACTTGGGATTTGCAACAGTTTCAGAAAGATGGGAGTACTGATTGGGATGCTGTTATTGATGCTG aGGTTAGAAGGAGAAAATGGCTTGAGAGCACTCCAGAAACTTCAAGCAACGATGACCCAGTAGTTTTCGACACCTCGATCATACCATGGTGGGCATGGATGAAAAGATTCCATCTACCTGAAGCAGAACTACTTAATG GACGAGCTGCAATGGTTGGATTCTTCATGGCATACTTTGTGGATAGTTTAACCGGTGTTGGTCTAGTAGACCAAATGGGCAACTTCTTCTGTAAGACATTATTGTTTATAGCTGTGGCTGGAGTACTTGTAATCCGGAAGAATGAGGATATAGAAACTATAAAAAAGCTGGTGGAAGAGACGACATTTTACGACAAACAATGGCAAGCAACCTGGCAGGATGAAACCCCTGGCAGCtccaaaaaataa
- the LOC126678147 gene encoding glutamate dehydrogenase 2-like, with product MNALAATNRNFRHAARILGLDSKLEKSLLIPFREIKVECTIPKDDGSLVSYVGFRIQHDNARGPMKGGIRYHPEVDPDEVNALAQLMTWKTAVADLPYGGAKGGIGCDPRELSISELERLTRVFTQKIHDLIGVHRDVPAPDMGTNAQTMAWMLDEYSKFHGHSSAVVTGKPIDLGGSLGRDAATGLGVVFATEALLAEYGESIANQKFAIQGFGNVGSWAAKFVHEKGGKVVAVSDITGAVKNPNGLDIPALLKHKENNQSLKDFQGGDSMDLNEVLVCECDVLMPSALGGVLNKENAADVKAKFIIEAANHPTDPEADEILSKKGVVVLPDIYANSGGVTVSYFEWVQNIQGFMWEEEKVNFELKKYMMRSFKHIKAMCKTYDCNLRMGAFALGVNRVARATLLRGWEA from the exons ATGAATGCTCTTGCAGCTACCAACAGGAACTTCCGCCATGCAGCTCGCATTCTTGGCCTCGATTCTAAGCTTGAAAAGAGCCTGTTGATCCCTTTTAGAGAAATCAAA GTTGAGTGCACCATCCCAAAAGATGACGGGAGCCTGGTCTCTTATGTCGGATTCAGAATTCAGCATGATAACGCTCGTGGTCCTATGAAAGGCGGTATCAGATACCACCCTGAG GTTGATCCTGATGAGGTGAATGCTTTGGCTCAACTGATGACCTGGAAGACAGCCGTTGCGGACCTTCCTTACGGTGGAGCTAAGGGAGGAATCGGCTGTGATCCCAGAGAATTGAGCATAAGTGAATTGGAACGCCTTACTCGTGTTTTCACTCAGAAGATCCATGATCTTATTGGAGTTCACAGGGATGTTCCTGCTCCTGATATGGGAACTAATGCACAG ACAATGGCCTGGATGCTGGATGAATACTCAAAGTTTCACGGTCACTCATCTGCTGTTGTTACTGGCAAGCCGATC GATCTTGGAGGATCATTAGGTAGGGATGCAGCAACTGGCCTTGGAGTTGTCTTTGCAACAGAGGCTTTACTTGCCGAGTACGGAGAGTCCATTGCTAATCAGAAGTTCGCTATTCAG GGATTTGGGAATGTGGGATCTTGGGCAGCTAAGTTTGTTCATGAGAAAGGAGGCAAAGTTGTTGCTGTCAGTGACATTACTGGTGCAGTTAAGAATCCAAATGGACTCGACATCCCCGCTCTGCTTAAGCATAAGGAAAACAACCAAAGCCTCAAGGATTTCCAAGGCGGAGACTCTATGGATCTGAACGAAGTGCTTGTTTGCGAATGTGATGTTCTCATGCCAAGCGCATTGGGTGGAGTCCTCAACAA GGAGAATGCTGCTGACGTGAAGGCGAAATTCATTATAGAAGCTGCGAATCACCCCACTGATCCAGAAGCAGATGAG ATTTTGTCCAAAAAAGGAGTCGTGGTGCTTCCCGACATCTACGCGAACTCAGGGGGCGTGACTGTGAGCTACTTTGAATGGGTCCAG AACATTCAAGGGTTTATGTGGGAAGAGGAGAAAGTGAACTTTGAGCTGAAGAAATACATGATGAGGTCTTTCAAACACATTAAGGCAATGTGCAAAACTTATGACTGCAACCTGCGAATGGGAGCCTTCGCTCTCGGTGTTAATCGTGTAGCTCGCGCTACTCTCCTCAGGGGTTGGGAAGCTTGA